Proteins co-encoded in one Prevotella sp. E13-27 genomic window:
- a CDS encoding undecaprenyl-diphosphate phosphatase yields the protein MTWIETIIIAIVEGLTEFLPVSSTGHMIITQNLLGVPQGDPFVHAFTFIIQFGAILSVVCLYWKQFFQLDNSPAPAGSNTFQKLKHKFSFYWLLFIGVLPAVVIGLLAKKSGLLDWLLDSVEVVAVMLVVGGIFMLFCDKLFNKGTDENKLSEKRAFNIGLYQCISVIPGVSRSMATIVGGMTQGLTRKRAAEFSFFLAVPTMAGATLLDLLDLLKEDAAWATTHNITMLILGCVVAFIVALLAMKWFVAFLTKYGFKAFGIYRIVVGSIIIILLLTGHSLAMVD from the coding sequence ATGACATGGATTGAGACAATCATCATTGCCATTGTTGAAGGACTGACAGAGTTTCTGCCCGTTTCATCGACAGGACACATGATTATCACACAGAATCTTCTTGGCGTTCCACAAGGCGATCCTTTCGTTCATGCCTTCACATTCATAATACAGTTTGGCGCCATACTATCAGTGGTTTGTCTCTACTGGAAACAGTTTTTCCAGCTCGACAACTCACCTGCGCCTGCCGGCAGCAACACTTTCCAGAAACTGAAGCATAAGTTCAGCTTTTATTGGCTGCTGTTCATTGGCGTGCTTCCTGCTGTTGTCATAGGACTGCTGGCAAAGAAGTCGGGACTGCTCGACTGGCTTCTGGACAGTGTAGAGGTGGTGGCTGTGATGCTGGTAGTAGGCGGTATCTTTATGCTGTTTTGTGACAAACTGTTTAACAAAGGCACCGATGAGAACAAACTGAGCGAGAAACGTGCTTTCAACATTGGTCTCTACCAGTGTATATCGGTAATCCCGGGTGTGTCGCGCTCAATGGCAACCATCGTGGGCGGTATGACACAGGGACTGACACGTAAACGCGCGGCAGAGTTCTCGTTCTTCCTGGCTGTTCCCACTATGGCTGGAGCAACACTCTTGGACTTGCTCGACCTGCTGAAGGAAGATGCTGCATGGGCTACTACTCACAACATAACAATGCTGATACTTGGATGCGTGGTGGCTTTCATCGTGGCATTGCTGGCTATGAAGTGGTTTGTGGCTTTCCTCACTAAATACGGCTTCAAGGCGTTCGGCATATATCGCATCGTTGTAGGCAGCATAATAATCATACTGCTGCTCACAGGCCATTCTCTTGCAATGGTAGATTAA
- a CDS encoding DUF3098 domain-containing protein produces MDKRNFAFGRMNFILLAIGMAIVIIGFILMGGDGSTESAYNPDIFSVRRIKVAPIVCLIGFVSMIYAVVYKAKDKEDVKNDMD; encoded by the coding sequence ATGGATAAGAGAAATTTTGCATTTGGACGAATGAATTTCATTCTGTTGGCAATAGGAATGGCTATTGTCATCATAGGGTTCATACTCATGGGTGGCGACGGCTCAACAGAGTCGGCCTACAATCCCGACATTTTCAGTGTACGCCGCATAAAGGTTGCACCTATAGTGTGCCTCATCGGTTTTGTGTCGATGATCTATGCTGTCGTTTATAAGGCTAAGGATAAGGAGGACGTAAAGAATGACATGGATTGA
- a CDS encoding cell division protein FtsX, producing MEKRQKTTRRHQGMQAVTLCISTTMVLTLLGLVVLTVFTTQNLSNYVRENLTVTVMLGDSVTAKESVSFAKDLGKKPYAKKVVYISKEQALKEQTEAMGSDPSEFLGVNPFVATIELNVNADYANADSLRRISKQLKRNKRIVTDVAYQEDLTESVNNNLQRASVILLALAVLLIIVSYSLISNSVRLDIYSRRFSIHTMKLVGASWGFIRRPFLSRAIGIGLVASLLACGVLGGVLYALYRYQPGVEQVIGVFEMSVTAAAVFASGLVIMLFCTFLSVNKFLRMKAGELYKI from the coding sequence ATGGAAAAACGACAAAAGACGACCCGGCGCCATCAAGGTATGCAGGCCGTGACATTGTGTATCAGCACCACCATGGTGCTTACTCTTTTAGGGCTTGTAGTACTCACTGTATTCACCACCCAGAATCTTTCTAATTATGTGCGCGAGAATCTCACTGTTACCGTGATGCTGGGCGACAGCGTTACGGCTAAGGAGAGTGTCAGCTTTGCCAAAGACCTGGGCAAGAAGCCATACGCAAAAAAGGTGGTCTATATAAGCAAGGAGCAGGCGTTGAAGGAACAGACCGAGGCGATGGGAAGCGACCCTTCAGAGTTCCTTGGTGTAAACCCCTTTGTGGCGACTATCGAGCTTAACGTAAATGCAGACTATGCTAATGCCGACTCACTACGACGCATATCGAAACAGCTGAAACGCAACAAGAGGATTGTCACCGACGTTGCATATCAGGAAGATCTCACTGAAAGCGTGAACAACAACCTGCAGAGGGCTTCGGTAATACTCCTTGCACTGGCAGTATTGCTCATCATAGTGAGCTATTCACTTATATCAAACTCAGTACGTCTGGACATCTACTCACGCCGTTTCTCCATACACACCATGAAACTGGTGGGAGCATCGTGGGGATTTATTCGACGTCCGTTCCTTAGCCGCGCCATAGGCATCGGCCTGGTGGCATCGCTACTGGCATGCGGAGTGCTTGGCGGAGTGCTATATGCCCTCTACCGCTATCAGCCAGGAGTAGAACAGGTTATCGGCGTGTTTGAGATGAGCGTCACTGCTGCAGCTGTGTTCGCCTCTGGACTGGTGATAATGCTGTTCTGCACCTTCCTGTCGGTAAACAAGTTCCTACGCATGAAGGCAGGAGAGCTTTATAAGATTTGA
- a CDS encoding radical SAM protein, which produces MSTVIYPSPIFGPVHSRRLGLSLGINLLPADGKVCSFDCIYCECGFNEDHRPKLSMPSREEVAQKLEERLQLMTAEGRLPDVLTFAGNGEPTCHPHFPEIIDDVIALRNRYCPDAKVSVLSNSTLIHVERVHDALMKVDNNILKLDTVSPDYIKRVDRPAGIYDVNRIIERMKAFNGHIIIQTIFFHGPEVTNTSEDYVAPWLEAVKAIHPQQVMVYTVDRETPDKTLSKATHEELDGIRDRVIAAGISCTASY; this is translated from the coding sequence ATGAGTACAGTTATCTATCCTTCACCCATCTTCGGACCTGTTCATAGTCGCCGACTGGGTCTGTCGCTCGGCATTAATCTTCTGCCGGCCGACGGTAAGGTGTGCAGCTTCGACTGCATATATTGTGAGTGTGGCTTCAATGAAGATCACCGTCCCAAACTATCCATGCCTTCTCGTGAAGAGGTGGCTCAGAAGCTTGAAGAACGTCTGCAACTGATGACAGCTGAAGGGCGCCTGCCTGACGTGCTGACCTTTGCCGGTAATGGCGAACCGACATGTCATCCGCATTTCCCTGAGATCATTGACGATGTGATTGCCTTGCGCAACCGTTATTGTCCTGATGCTAAGGTGTCGGTGCTGAGCAACTCGACCCTCATACATGTTGAGCGTGTTCACGATGCCTTGATGAAGGTTGATAACAATATTCTTAAGCTCGATACCGTCTCGCCTGATTATATCAAGCGCGTTGATCGTCCTGCAGGCATATATGATGTCAACCGCATCATTGAACGAATGAAGGCTTTCAATGGACATATCATCATTCAGACGATATTCTTCCATGGACCTGAGGTGACAAACACTTCCGAGGATTATGTTGCTCCGTGGCTTGAGGCGGTAAAGGCGATTCATCCACAGCAGGTGATGGTCTATACCGTTGACCGCGAGACTCCCGACAAGACGCTGTCGAAAGCTACTCATGAAGAACTTGACGGTATTCGTGACCGCGTAATCGCCGCCGGCATATCTTGTACTGCATCTTATTAA
- a CDS encoding GSCFA domain-containing protein has product MEFRTIVNIPQPSFQIEPLERMLFVGSCFADGIGQKFVEERFRATVNPYGTMYNPASILHTVERFCEESVDGEFPRVAFFTLGTNHVYRLNATGEIVDNCQKRPQRLFTEEVLAVDEIVYFLKKAIGKLRCHHPDIHVVLTVSPIRYAKYGYHESQLSKATLLLAVDKLLKESDEAVSYFPAYEIVLDELRDYRFYKEDMLHPSAQAVEYIWQQLVDNYLSPAAQTFLKEWKPIKEALGHRPFNPDSEEYKRFLTEAKAKEKALLTKYGFRL; this is encoded by the coding sequence ATGGAGTTCCGCACTATTGTTAATATCCCCCAACCGTCGTTCCAGATAGAACCGCTGGAGCGAATGCTCTTTGTTGGATCGTGTTTTGCCGATGGAATCGGACAGAAGTTTGTGGAAGAGCGGTTCCGCGCAACTGTTAATCCTTACGGTACAATGTATAATCCCGCCTCGATACTTCATACCGTGGAGCGTTTCTGTGAAGAGTCTGTTGACGGCGAGTTTCCCCGCGTTGCGTTCTTTACGCTGGGCACTAATCATGTCTATCGGCTCAATGCGACAGGCGAGATTGTTGACAACTGTCAGAAGCGTCCTCAGCGATTGTTTACTGAAGAGGTGCTTGCTGTCGATGAAATCGTTTATTTCTTAAAAAAAGCGATAGGAAAGTTGCGATGTCATCACCCTGATATTCATGTTGTGCTGACCGTGAGCCCCATACGCTATGCGAAATATGGATACCATGAGAGCCAGTTGTCGAAAGCAACACTTCTGTTGGCTGTTGACAAACTGTTGAAGGAAAGCGATGAGGCTGTCTCTTATTTTCCGGCCTACGAGATTGTTCTCGACGAACTGCGCGATTATCGGTTTTATAAAGAGGATATGCTTCATCCGTCAGCACAGGCTGTTGAGTATATCTGGCAACAGCTTGTGGATAATTATCTGTCGCCTGCTGCACAGACATTCCTCAAAGAGTGGAAGCCAATAAAAGAGGCTCTTGGTCACCGACCGTTCAATCCCGATAGCGAGGAATATAAGCGGTTCTTGACTGAAGCAAAGGCAAAAGAAAAAGCCTTACTGACAAAGTACGGCTTTAGACTATAG
- the nadD gene encoding nicotinate (nicotinamide) nucleotide adenylyltransferase — protein MKIGLFGGSFNPIHVGHISLARQLLTLGGLDEVWLMVSPQNPLKQGRNDLLDDKLRFEMTKKALEGEKGIKACDYELRLPKPSYTWTTLEHLKQDFPNDTFVLLIGGDNWELFPRWYRSEDIVKKHQIIVYPRRGSDIDLTTLPPSVKIVDTELMDISSTEIRNRIKTGDSIDNLVPNSIIEDVKKNYRL, from the coding sequence ATGAAAATAGGTCTGTTCGGTGGCAGTTTTAACCCTATTCATGTGGGACATATTTCTTTGGCACGCCAACTGCTGACACTGGGCGGGCTCGACGAGGTATGGCTGATGGTTTCGCCACAGAACCCGCTTAAACAGGGAAGGAACGATCTCCTTGATGACAAACTCCGCTTTGAGATGACGAAGAAAGCATTGGAAGGCGAAAAAGGGATAAAAGCATGTGACTATGAACTGCGCCTTCCCAAGCCTTCCTACACATGGACCACACTTGAGCATCTGAAACAGGACTTCCCTAACGACACTTTTGTACTTCTTATTGGCGGTGACAACTGGGAACTATTCCCACGATGGTATCGCAGCGAAGACATTGTAAAAAAACATCAGATAATTGTCTATCCTCGTCGCGGAAGCGATATTGACCTCACGACACTTCCTCCAAGCGTAAAAATCGTAGATACAGAGCTGATGGACATCTCAAGTACAGAAATAAGAAATCGCATAAAAACAGGCGATTCTATCGATAATCTCGTCCCCAACTCCATAATTGAAGACGTCAAGAAAAATTACCGTCTATAG
- the gmk gene encoding guanylate kinase gives MKGKMFVISAPSGSGKSTIVQWLMKEHPELHMAFSISCTSRAPRGTEQNGVEYFFLTPEEFREKIAKDEFLEYEEVYENRFYGTLKEQVERQREMGQNVVFDVDVKGGINIKKYYGDEAMSLFIQPPSVEELRRRLEGRATDTAEAIAERLAKAEYEMTFAPQFDHIVVNDNLEEAKAETLRLVNDFLKEE, from the coding sequence ATGAAAGGTAAAATGTTTGTTATCTCTGCTCCTAGCGGCAGTGGTAAAAGCACAATCGTGCAGTGGCTGATGAAGGAACACCCTGAGCTGCACATGGCATTCTCTATTTCTTGCACATCGCGTGCACCACGCGGCACAGAGCAAAATGGTGTGGAGTATTTCTTTCTAACACCAGAAGAGTTCCGCGAAAAAATTGCAAAGGACGAGTTCCTGGAATATGAAGAGGTCTATGAAAACCGTTTCTATGGCACACTGAAAGAGCAGGTGGAGCGTCAGCGCGAGATGGGGCAGAACGTGGTATTCGACGTAGATGTGAAAGGTGGTATAAACATAAAGAAATACTATGGTGACGAAGCGATGAGCCTGTTCATCCAGCCACCGTCGGTAGAAGAGTTGCGCCGTCGTCTCGAGGGTCGCGCCACCGATACAGCAGAGGCTATTGCAGAACGACTTGCAAAGGCAGAATATGAGATGACCTTTGCACCACAGTTCGACCATATCGTAGTGAACGACAACCTGGAGGAGGCAAAGGCAGAGACACTGCGACTGGTAAACGATTTTCTTAAGGAGGAATAA
- a CDS encoding YicC/YloC family endoribonuclease, with the protein MIQSMTGYGKAVVAYKDKKINVEIKSLNSKQLDLQTRIAPLFREKEMEIRQMVAAAVERGKVDFSLWIEKEQGVDATPVNAALMEIYYNQLKDAAGRIGIAEPSEWLPLLTRMPDVMAKTDQEVLTDEEWTEGRKAVTQAIDALIDFRKQEGAALEKKFNEKIDNIERLLAEIEPYEKSRVEKIRQRIVDGLQQIPGVEYDKNRLEQELIYYIEKLDISEEKQRLTNHLKYFRETMANGHGQGKKLGFIAQEMGREINTTGSKSNQAEMQNIVVQMKDELEQIKEQVLNAL; encoded by the coding sequence ATGATACAATCAATGACGGGCTATGGCAAAGCTGTTGTAGCCTACAAAGACAAGAAAATCAACGTTGAAATCAAGTCATTAAACTCAAAGCAGCTCGACCTGCAGACACGCATCGCTCCGCTTTTCCGTGAGAAAGAGATGGAGATAAGGCAGATGGTTGCTGCTGCCGTGGAGCGCGGTAAGGTGGACTTCTCACTATGGATAGAGAAGGAGCAGGGTGTCGACGCCACTCCTGTCAACGCTGCACTCATGGAGATCTACTACAATCAGCTAAAGGATGCTGCAGGACGTATAGGTATCGCTGAACCATCAGAGTGGCTGCCACTGCTTACCCGTATGCCTGACGTGATGGCGAAGACAGACCAAGAGGTGCTCACCGACGAGGAATGGACAGAGGGACGCAAGGCTGTCACACAGGCTATAGATGCACTTATAGACTTCCGCAAACAAGAGGGTGCAGCACTTGAGAAGAAGTTCAATGAGAAGATAGACAACATAGAGCGTCTGCTGGCAGAGATTGAGCCTTACGAGAAGTCACGTGTAGAGAAGATTCGTCAGCGTATTGTTGACGGGCTACAACAGATTCCCGGAGTGGAATATGACAAGAACCGCTTAGAGCAAGAGCTGATATACTACATCGAGAAGTTGGATATCAGCGAAGAGAAGCAGCGTCTGACCAACCACCTGAAATACTTCCGCGAGACCATGGCCAACGGTCACGGACAAGGGAAAAAGCTCGGTTTCATCGCGCAAGAGATGGGACGCGAGATAAACACCACCGGTTCAAAATCGAACCAGGCCGAGATGCAGAACATCGTCGTACAGATGAAGGACGAGCTCGAACAGATTAAAGAGCAAGTGCTGAATGCACTGTAA
- the tsaB gene encoding tRNA (adenosine(37)-N6)-threonylcarbamoyltransferase complex dimerization subunit type 1 TsaB: protein MSCILHIETSTSVCSVAVSEDSHVIYHAEEHTGEKGSAAEKLGTMVDEALSFTDNHAIPFDAVAVSCGPGSYTGLRIGVSMAKGICFGRDLKLLAVPTLELLCVPVLLSEKVECPDPSEEGGTSQKEPLLCPMLDARRMEVYAGLYDRALRPVRQVQADVVNGDTYREWLMERPVYFFGNGAEKCMETIRTGLPEECVSNARFIPDVEPLARWMQPLAERRLINGQTEDVAYFEPFYLKDYVAKMPKNPLI from the coding sequence ATGTCTTGTATTTTGCATATTGAAACAAGCACTTCGGTGTGTTCAGTGGCTGTGAGCGAAGATTCTCACGTCATCTATCATGCCGAGGAACACACGGGTGAGAAGGGCAGCGCAGCCGAGAAGCTTGGCACTATGGTTGACGAGGCTCTTTCATTCACCGATAACCATGCCATACCCTTCGATGCTGTGGCCGTGAGCTGCGGACCTGGTTCATATACAGGCCTGCGTATTGGCGTGTCTATGGCAAAAGGTATCTGTTTCGGCCGTGATCTGAAGCTACTTGCCGTACCAACGCTCGAACTGCTCTGTGTGCCGGTGCTGCTGAGTGAGAAGGTAGAATGCCCCGACCCATCCGAAGAAGGTGGAACATCACAAAAAGAACCGCTGCTCTGTCCTATGCTCGATGCCCGTAGAATGGAGGTCTATGCAGGTCTCTACGATCGTGCCCTCCGTCCTGTACGTCAGGTGCAGGCTGATGTGGTCAATGGCGACACCTATCGTGAGTGGCTCATGGAGCGCCCTGTCTATTTCTTCGGTAACGGTGCTGAGAAATGCATGGAGACAATACGCACCGGTCTGCCCGAAGAGTGTGTTTCAAACGCGCGTTTCATACCTGATGTGGAGCCCCTCGCTCGTTGGATGCAGCCCTTGGCAGAACGCCGCTTGATTAACGGCCAGACCGAGGATGTGGCTTATTTTGAGCCGTTCTATCTTAAAGACTATGTGGCAAAGATGCCAAAGAACCCCCTGATTTGA
- a CDS encoding DUF4290 domain-containing protein: MDIKGLDYNTQREPLLMPEYGREIQLMVDHAMTIPSREERLRCAKTIVKQMEFKVPQMRENGNYKQTLWDHLYLMSRGELDIDWPFDVSNAEKMHTKPTPVPLPKGKIHLRHYGRMIEEALQRLTEMPDGAERDELIRLTANQMKRDLVQWGHGSIDDEKVADDMARLTNGAVQLDLHTFRFEQVKPQSEPVQTKKGKKRK, translated from the coding sequence ATGGATATTAAAGGATTAGACTACAACACACAGCGCGAGCCGCTGCTCATGCCCGAGTATGGTCGCGAGATACAGCTCATGGTTGACCACGCCATGACAATCCCTTCGCGTGAAGAGCGTCTTCGTTGCGCCAAGACCATCGTAAAGCAGATGGAGTTTAAGGTGCCTCAGATGCGTGAGAACGGAAACTACAAGCAGACACTCTGGGATCATCTCTACCTTATGAGTCGTGGAGAACTCGACATCGACTGGCCCTTTGATGTAAGCAATGCCGAGAAGATGCATACCAAGCCCACACCTGTGCCCCTGCCAAAGGGAAAGATTCATCTGCGTCATTATGGTCGTATGATTGAAGAAGCCCTGCAGCGCCTGACGGAGATGCCCGATGGTGCTGAGCGCGACGAGCTTATACGTCTCACTGCCAACCAGATGAAGCGTGACCTCGTACAGTGGGGTCATGGCTCTATTGATGATGAGAAGGTGGCTGATGACATGGCACGCCTGACCAACGGTGCGGTGCAGTTAGATCTCCACACGTTCCGTTTTGAACAGGTCAAGCCCCAGAGCGAGCCTGTGCAGACAAAGAAAGGCAAGAAGCGTAAGTAA
- the murA gene encoding UDP-N-acetylglucosamine 1-carboxyvinyltransferase — MASFLIEGGHALKGTIQPQGAKNEALQVICATLLTGEKVTISNIPDIRDVNNLIQLLRDIGVREEKIISTRADGSSVTSYSFQADSLNLDYLESDEFVRKCSELRGSIMMIGPLLARFGKAYLAKPGGDQIGRRRLDTHFLGFDKLGAKFEQVEGRSVYKIATQKLRGTYMLLDEASVTGTANIVMAAVLAKGTTTIYNAACEPYLQQLCNMLNRMGARISGVGSNLLTIEGVTKLHGTDHAILPDMIEVGSFIGMAAMVGDGVRIKDVSLKNLGIIPDVFRRMGIKVKAEGDDLIVPTQRHYEIQSFMDGTTMIIADAPWPGLTPDLLSVLITVATQARGSVLFHQKMFESRLFFVDKLIDMGAQIILCDPHRAVVVGHDRKIPLRGGRMSSPDIRAGIALLIAAMSAKGTSRIDNIEQIDRGYEHIEDRLNALGACITRV, encoded by the coding sequence ATGGCATCATTCTTAATAGAAGGCGGACATGCGCTGAAAGGAACCATCCAGCCGCAGGGCGCAAAGAACGAGGCACTACAGGTTATATGTGCTACGTTGCTCACTGGTGAAAAGGTGACCATTAGTAACATACCCGACATACGCGACGTCAACAACCTCATACAGCTGTTGCGTGACATTGGCGTGAGAGAAGAGAAGATTATCAGTACGCGTGCTGACGGCTCGTCGGTAACGTCTTACTCCTTCCAGGCTGACAGCCTCAATCTTGACTATCTGGAGAGCGACGAGTTCGTGCGCAAGTGTTCAGAGCTGCGCGGCTCCATCATGATGATTGGTCCGCTGCTGGCACGTTTCGGCAAGGCTTACCTCGCCAAGCCTGGTGGTGACCAGATAGGCCGTCGTCGTCTTGACACCCATTTCCTCGGTTTCGATAAACTCGGGGCAAAGTTCGAGCAGGTAGAAGGACGTAGCGTCTATAAGATAGCAACGCAGAAGCTCCGCGGAACATACATGCTCCTTGACGAGGCTTCAGTCACAGGTACTGCCAACATTGTCATGGCAGCTGTACTGGCCAAAGGTACCACAACTATATATAATGCAGCCTGCGAGCCTTATCTGCAGCAGCTATGTAACATGCTCAACCGCATGGGGGCACGCATCAGCGGCGTTGGTTCGAACCTGCTCACCATTGAAGGCGTTACTAAGCTGCACGGCACCGATCACGCCATATTGCCAGATATGATTGAGGTGGGCTCGTTTATAGGCATGGCAGCCATGGTAGGCGACGGCGTGAGGATAAAAGACGTGTCGCTGAAGAATCTGGGCATCATACCCGATGTGTTCCGCCGTATGGGCATCAAGGTGAAGGCTGAGGGCGACGACCTCATCGTTCCGACACAGCGCCACTACGAGATACAGTCCTTCATGGATGGTACGACCATGATTATTGCCGATGCTCCATGGCCAGGACTGACACCTGACCTGCTGTCGGTGCTAATCACCGTGGCAACACAGGCCCGCGGTTCGGTGCTGTTCCACCAGAAAATGTTTGAGAGCCGTCTGTTCTTCGTCGATAAGCTCATAGACATGGGGGCACAGATAATCCTCTGCGACCCTCACCGTGCTGTCGTCGTAGGTCATGACCGTAAGATTCCACTTCGTGGCGGTCGCATGTCGAGTCCCGACATTCGTGCAGGTATTGCCCTGCTTATCGCTGCCATGAGTGCTAAGGGAACCAGTCGCATCGATAACATTGAGCAGATAGACCGCGGCTACGAACACATAGAAGACCGCTTGAATGCTCTTGGCGCTTGCATAACACGTGTGTAA
- the rimM gene encoding ribosome maturation factor RimM (Essential for efficient processing of 16S rRNA) produces the protein MIRKEEVFRIGRLGKAHGIQGEVTLQFDDDIFDRVDADFLVLEVEGILVPFFMEEYRFRSDSTALVKFCDVDTQERARELTGCDVYFPLSLVPDEDDAPLSVAFLVGFKLIDAGTGKTVGTIASVDDSTVNLLFELEDGTLIPANDDLITSIDKDKRQIIMELPEGLLNL, from the coding sequence ATGATAAGGAAAGAAGAGGTTTTTAGGATTGGTCGCCTTGGTAAGGCCCACGGCATTCAGGGCGAGGTGACACTTCAGTTCGATGACGATATTTTCGACCGCGTAGATGCCGACTTCCTCGTGCTTGAGGTAGAGGGCATACTCGTACCGTTCTTCATGGAGGAATATCGCTTCCGCAGTGACAGTACCGCGCTGGTGAAGTTTTGCGATGTTGATACCCAGGAGCGAGCACGCGAGCTTACGGGTTGCGACGTCTATTTCCCTCTGTCGCTTGTGCCCGATGAAGATGATGCGCCCCTCTCTGTAGCCTTCCTTGTTGGCTTCAAACTTATTGATGCCGGCACGGGAAAAACCGTTGGCACTATCGCTTCTGTCGATGACTCTACCGTAAACCTGCTTTTCGAACTGGAAGACGGCACTCTTATCCCCGCCAACGACGACCTCATCACTTCGATAGATAAAGATAAACGTCAAATAATAATGGAGCTGCCCGAAGGACTGCTCAATTTATGA
- a CDS encoding 1-deoxy-D-xylulose-5-phosphate reductoisomerase: protein MKRQIAILGSTGSIGTQALQVIEEHSDLYEVYCLTANNKVELLAEQAHKFHPAAVVIANEQRYDELKQLMSDMPDVKVYAGARALDEIVESQPIDMVLTAMVGFAGLNPTIHAIKAHKTICLANKETLVVAGELICRLAIENHVAILPVDSEHSAIFQSLVGEDQNPIDKILLTASGGPFRTKSMEEIGHVTKADALRHPTWDMGAKITIDSASMMNKGFEVIEAKWLFGVDAKQIQVLVHPQSIVHSAVQFQDGSVKAQLGVPDMRLPIQYAFSFPHRLPLSGDKLDLFAAQKLEFFEPDLKKFRCLAMAYEALARGGNMPCIVNAANEIVNRAFLEDRCGFLQMGDIIAETMAKATFIKTPTLDDYMQTDAEARRIASQLL from the coding sequence ATGAAACGACAAATAGCCATTCTCGGCTCAACAGGAAGTATCGGCACACAGGCTCTTCAGGTTATAGAAGAGCATTCCGATCTCTATGAAGTATATTGCCTCACGGCCAACAACAAGGTTGAACTGCTGGCAGAGCAGGCACATAAGTTCCACCCTGCAGCTGTGGTCATAGCTAATGAACAGCGCTATGACGAACTGAAACAGCTTATGAGCGACATGCCCGACGTGAAGGTATATGCCGGAGCACGCGCCCTCGACGAGATTGTAGAGTCACAGCCCATCGACATGGTGCTCACCGCAATGGTGGGCTTCGCAGGACTGAACCCCACGATACATGCCATCAAGGCACATAAGACCATCTGTCTTGCCAACAAGGAGACACTCGTCGTGGCAGGCGAGCTGATATGCCGACTGGCAATAGAGAACCATGTAGCCATTCTGCCTGTTGACAGCGAGCATTCTGCCATATTCCAGAGTCTCGTGGGCGAAGACCAGAACCCGATAGATAAGATTCTGCTCACTGCTTCTGGCGGACCGTTCCGCACGAAGAGCATGGAGGAGATAGGCCATGTGACCAAGGCCGATGCTTTGCGCCATCCTACATGGGACATGGGAGCAAAGATCACCATTGACTCGGCATCGATGATGAACAAGGGCTTCGAGGTTATCGAGGCAAAATGGCTCTTTGGCGTCGATGCAAAGCAGATTCAAGTGCTCGTACACCCACAGTCAATCGTACACTCTGCCGTACAGTTTCAGGATGGCTCGGTGAAGGCACAGCTCGGCGTTCCCGACATGCGCCTGCCCATACAGTATGCCTTCTCCTTCCCCCACCGACTGCCACTCAGCGGCGATAAGCTCGACCTCTTTGCTGCACAGAAGCTGGAGTTCTTCGAGCCCGACCTGAAGAAGTTCCGTTGTCTGGCTATGGCTTATGAGGCATTGGCGCGAGGCGGCAACATGCCATGCATCGTCAATGCAGCCAATGAGATTGTAAACCGTGCGTTCCTCGAAGACCGCTGCGGCTTCCTGCAGATGGGCGACATCATTGCCGAGACCATGGCGAAAGCCACCTTTATCAAGACACCAACACTCGATGACTATATGCAGACCGATGCAGAGGCACGTCGCATAGCATCACAATTATTATAA